The following are encoded in a window of Saccharothrix longispora genomic DNA:
- a CDS encoding DMT family transporter: MEAFKWGLVTAVAPIAWGSTYYVTQHFLPAGNPLWGSVLRALPAGLLLLLVRRRLPRGRWWRRSLVLGTLNMGAFFALVYLAAQLLPTSLAATIMATSPAAMIALAWPLLGERPRARAVLGALVGIGGVVLMLSAGVDRVDPVGVAVSVAAMAMSAFGHVLTKRWGAGADVLSVTSWQLVAGGLVLVVPAVAVEGAPPPLSATALAGFAFVSVVATAVAFAAWFTGLRHLEAGAVGLIGLLNPVTGVLLGRLVAGEPLTAHQGLGLGLVLLGVALGQVVRRGRPSGAAGPDVPLPSKASGGIVGPGGGAVRRPRRAPAG; the protein is encoded by the coding sequence GTGGAAGCTTTCAAGTGGGGCCTGGTCACCGCCGTCGCGCCGATCGCCTGGGGCTCGACCTACTACGTGACGCAGCACTTCCTGCCCGCCGGGAACCCGCTGTGGGGTTCGGTCCTGCGCGCCCTGCCGGCGGGGTTGCTGCTGCTCCTGGTGCGCCGCCGGTTGCCGCGCGGCCGGTGGTGGCGGCGGTCGCTCGTGCTGGGCACGCTGAACATGGGCGCGTTCTTCGCGCTGGTGTACCTGGCCGCGCAACTGCTGCCGACGAGCCTGGCGGCCACGATCATGGCCACGTCCCCGGCGGCCATGATCGCCCTGGCCTGGCCGCTGCTCGGCGAACGGCCCCGCGCCCGCGCGGTGCTGGGCGCGCTCGTCGGCATCGGCGGCGTCGTGCTCATGCTGTCCGCCGGGGTGGACCGGGTGGACCCGGTCGGCGTCGCGGTGTCGGTCGCGGCGATGGCGATGTCCGCGTTCGGCCACGTGCTGACGAAGCGGTGGGGCGCGGGTGCGGACGTGCTGTCGGTGACCTCGTGGCAGCTCGTCGCGGGCGGTCTGGTGCTCGTCGTGCCCGCCGTCGCCGTGGAGGGCGCTCCCCCGCCGCTGTCCGCCACCGCGCTGGCCGGGTTCGCGTTCGTGTCCGTGGTGGCGACGGCGGTGGCGTTCGCCGCCTGGTTCACCGGCCTGCGGCACCTGGAGGCGGGCGCGGTCGGCCTGATCGGGCTGCTCAACCCGGTGACCGGCGTGCTGCTCGGCCGCCTGGTCGCGGGCGAACCGCTCACCGCCCACCAAGGGCTGGGCCTCGGGCTCGTGCTGCTCGGGGTGGCGCTGGGGCAGGTCGTCCGGCGCGGCCGCCCGAGTGGTGCGGCCGGTCCGGACGTGCCGCTCCCGTCGAAGGCGTCGGGCGGGATCGTCGGACCGGGTGGTGGTGCGGTCAGGAGGCCGCGCCGGGCTCCCGCCGGGTGA
- a CDS encoding MarR family winged helix-turn-helix transcriptional regulator, with amino-acid sequence MSGHLDRVARIQAEWARERPDLDVTPQGVIGRLHRLAAVLTEQLTVVYRRHGLGEGEFDVLAALRRAGAPHERAPGELAQHTMVTTGAITKRIDRLERDGLVARRPARDDGRRRVVALTEAGKRVIDQAFTEHMANERRLLDALDADEAARLEQLLTAWLARVEPPRPG; translated from the coding sequence ATGAGCGGACACCTCGACCGCGTCGCCCGCATCCAGGCCGAGTGGGCGCGCGAACGACCCGACCTCGACGTCACGCCGCAGGGCGTCATCGGCCGGCTGCACCGGCTGGCGGCCGTGCTGACCGAGCAGCTCACCGTCGTCTACCGGCGGCACGGCCTGGGGGAGGGCGAGTTCGACGTGCTCGCCGCGCTGCGCCGCGCGGGCGCGCCCCACGAGCGGGCGCCGGGCGAACTGGCGCAGCACACCATGGTCACCACCGGCGCGATCACCAAGCGCATCGACCGCCTGGAGCGCGACGGCCTGGTGGCCCGCCGCCCGGCGCGGGACGACGGCAGGCGGCGCGTGGTCGCGCTGACCGAGGCGGGCAAGCGCGTGATCGACCAGGCGTTCACCGAGCACATGGCCAACGAGCGCCGGCTGCTCGACGCGCTGGACGCGGACGAGGCCGCCCGGCTGGAGCAGTTGCTGACCGCGTGGCTGGCCCGCGTCGAGCCGCCGCGGCCGGGATGA
- a CDS encoding MFS transporter encodes MSVDRSEVPGDLRMARALGPVLVASAVLLLPFTVFSTFLVPIAETTGGGVAVVGGLRGLGGLAALVVGAALAPLLDRVPRLRAAAGGLVLLAVGSLIGAIAEFAAVVVFCLVIGAAMAVLGPALGAAAADRFDGPAAGRAATLVTATQSLTAMLAAPVVALPALLWGWRGDLVAIAVVAVVLAAVLARLPAAPAPAPERVGYLAAFRALAHVRPLLAAALLRTAAFMGYLSYLAAFYDERFDLAPGPFALVWTLSGTSFFLGNLLSGRYVGAGRVGARPVLLSALACALVAVVAIFHVHALVLALVLTAVLGASHATAAACLVTLLVDRAGTSRGAALGVHGAAMSVGTFAGAAAGGVGLGVAGFTGAAVAFGVLTAAAVVVALRLS; translated from the coding sequence GTGAGCGTTGACCGGTCGGAGGTCCCGGGCGACCTGCGGATGGCGCGCGCCCTCGGCCCCGTGCTCGTCGCGTCGGCCGTGCTGCTGCTGCCGTTCACCGTGTTCAGCACCTTCCTGGTGCCCATCGCGGAGACCACCGGCGGCGGCGTGGCGGTGGTCGGCGGGCTGCGCGGGCTCGGCGGACTGGCCGCGCTGGTGGTGGGCGCCGCGCTGGCGCCGCTGCTCGACCGGGTGCCCCGGCTGCGGGCGGCGGCGGGTGGTCTCGTGCTGCTCGCGGTCGGCTCGCTGATCGGCGCGATCGCCGAGTTCGCCGCCGTGGTGGTCTTCTGCCTGGTGATCGGGGCGGCCATGGCGGTGCTCGGTCCCGCGCTCGGCGCGGCGGCGGCCGACCGGTTCGACGGACCGGCCGCCGGGCGGGCCGCGACGCTGGTCACCGCCACCCAGTCGCTGACCGCGATGCTCGCCGCGCCCGTCGTGGCGCTGCCCGCCCTGCTGTGGGGGTGGCGCGGCGACCTGGTGGCCATCGCGGTCGTCGCCGTCGTGCTCGCCGCCGTCCTGGCCCGCCTGCCCGCCGCGCCGGCGCCGGCCCCCGAACGGGTGGGCTACCTGGCCGCGTTCCGGGCGCTGGCCCACGTGCGCCCGCTGCTCGCCGCCGCGCTGCTGCGCACCGCCGCGTTCATGGGCTACCTGTCCTACCTGGCCGCGTTCTACGACGAGCGGTTCGACCTGGCGCCGGGACCGTTCGCGCTGGTGTGGACGCTCAGCGGCACGTCCTTCTTCCTCGGCAACCTGCTGTCGGGCCGGTACGTCGGCGCGGGCCGCGTGGGGGCACGACCGGTGCTGCTGTCCGCGCTGGCGTGCGCCCTGGTCGCGGTGGTGGCGATCTTCCACGTCCACGCCCTGGTGCTCGCGCTCGTGCTCACCGCCGTCCTCGGCGCGAGCCACGCCACCGCCGCCGCGTGCCTCGTCACGCTGCTCGTCGACCGCGCGGGCACGTCGCGCGGCGCGGCCCTCGGGGTGCACGGCGCGGCCATGAGCGTCGGCACGTTCGCGGGCGCGGCGGCCGGCGGCGTCGGGCTCGGCGTCGCCGGGTTCACCGGCGCGGCGGTGGCGTTCGGCGTGCTCACGGCGGCGGCGGTGGTCGTCGCGCTGCGGCTCAGCTGA
- a CDS encoding NAD-dependent epimerase/dehydratase family protein, with protein MRIVITGASGNVGTGVLRALAAEGGHEVVGLCRRPPDPVPPYDGVVWHRCDLADSRSRAVLDEVLPGADAVVHTVWAFQPLRDAGLLHRTNYAGTLGVFDAARRAGVPHVVHTSSIAVYGPAGEEPVDERWPATGVPGSVYGQGKAEVEAELRRFAAENPQMAVAVLRPTLVAQRDASESFRALFFDPLVPRWLIRLVERGALPVLPLPAGLRVRFVHADDVGDAVVRVLRTRASGAFNLAAGPTVTAADLAALVGARALPVPPSLVRAAVGALWRLRLLRASPGWFDVGMRSPVVDSTRALDELGWEPRVSGTDAAREQLRGLADGAEGGSPVLRRDRLRGMGGQRLS; from the coding sequence GTGAGGATCGTGATCACCGGGGCATCGGGCAACGTCGGGACGGGCGTGCTGCGCGCCCTGGCCGCCGAGGGCGGGCACGAGGTGGTGGGGCTGTGCCGTCGCCCACCGGACCCCGTGCCACCGTACGACGGTGTCGTCTGGCACCGCTGCGACCTGGCCGACAGCCGGTCGCGGGCGGTGCTCGACGAGGTGCTGCCGGGCGCGGACGCGGTCGTGCACACGGTGTGGGCGTTCCAGCCGCTGCGCGACGCCGGGTTGCTGCACCGCACCAACTACGCGGGCACGCTGGGCGTGTTCGACGCGGCGCGGCGGGCGGGCGTGCCGCACGTGGTGCACACGTCGTCGATCGCCGTGTACGGCCCGGCGGGCGAGGAGCCGGTGGACGAGCGGTGGCCCGCGACCGGCGTGCCCGGTTCCGTGTACGGCCAGGGCAAGGCGGAGGTGGAGGCGGAGCTGCGCCGGTTCGCCGCCGAGAACCCCCAGATGGCGGTCGCGGTGCTGCGGCCGACGCTGGTGGCGCAGCGCGACGCGTCGGAGAGCTTCCGCGCGCTGTTCTTCGACCCGCTCGTACCGCGGTGGCTGATCCGGCTGGTGGAGCGCGGCGCGCTGCCCGTGCTGCCGCTGCCGGCCGGCCTGCGGGTGCGGTTCGTGCACGCCGACGACGTGGGCGACGCGGTGGTGCGCGTGCTGCGGACGCGGGCGAGCGGCGCGTTCAACCTGGCCGCCGGGCCGACCGTCACCGCCGCCGACCTCGCCGCCCTCGTCGGGGCACGGGCGCTGCCCGTGCCGCCCTCGCTCGTCCGGGCGGCCGTGGGTGCCCTGTGGCGGCTGCGGCTGCTCCGCGCGTCGCCGGGCTGGTTCGACGTCGGCATGCGCTCCCCCGTCGTGGACAGCACGCGCGCCCTCGACGAACTCGGGTGGGAACCACGGGTCAGCGGCACCGACGCCGCCCGCGAGCAGCTGCGCGGGCTGGCCGACGGCGCGGAGGGCGGCAGCCCGGTCCTGCGCCGGGACCGGCTGCGCGGGATGGGCGGGCAGCGGCTCAGCTGA
- a CDS encoding DUF1990 family protein, with protein sequence MRVGWAGRSDVVAALRSLRGRELNYEPAEVGPDGWVFDVHRRVLGHEAAGPPEDGGLWSRAREVVEEYGFTPPEVVRGHYARGSALLGRDVLLEARLPGLRFLMGVRITAVRDDADDARTTWGWSYETLRGHLERGRVDYELVKHHGSGEVEFVARGYSQLHPRAPWWMRFGWRWVGRSTQLRFYRRAGEQLVRHSEVVEVPSGGGRRRGVVVLDPVS encoded by the coding sequence GTGCGGGTGGGGTGGGCCGGGAGGTCGGACGTGGTGGCCGCGCTGCGGTCGTTGCGCGGGCGGGAGCTGAACTACGAGCCGGCCGAGGTGGGTCCGGACGGGTGGGTGTTCGACGTGCACCGGCGGGTGCTGGGGCACGAGGCGGCGGGGCCGCCGGAGGACGGCGGGCTGTGGTCGCGCGCCCGCGAGGTGGTCGAGGAGTACGGGTTCACGCCCCCGGAGGTGGTTCGCGGCCACTACGCGCGCGGTTCGGCGCTGCTCGGGCGCGACGTGCTGCTGGAGGCCCGCCTGCCGGGGCTGCGGTTCCTGATGGGAGTGCGGATCACGGCCGTGCGGGACGACGCGGACGACGCGCGGACGACGTGGGGCTGGAGCTACGAGACGCTGCGCGGGCACCTGGAACGCGGTCGCGTCGACTACGAGCTGGTCAAGCACCACGGGTCGGGCGAGGTGGAGTTCGTGGCGCGCGGCTACTCCCAGCTGCACCCGCGCGCGCCGTGGTGGATGCGGTTCGGCTGGCGGTGGGTCGGCCGGAGCACGCAGCTGCGGTTCTACCGACGGGCCGGCGAGCAGCTGGTGCGGCACTCCGAGGTGGTGGAAGTGCCCTCCGGCGGTGGCCGCCGCCGGGGCGTGGTCGTCCTCGATCCGGTGAGTTGA
- a CDS encoding DUF6292 family protein yields the protein MREQESDFDDASVHGLQRYVRAVAAELGVTGECSYVEPGPPASAYLAVEGHAPTFPGRDIALVWDEERGWAVAVETRAGDDLAVLSHIGGEVLPRPAAVREFVASVLRGEHPGDPRPIRLRTVGADDDLLIRLSGYPA from the coding sequence GTGCGCGAACAGGAATCCGACTTCGACGACGCGTCCGTGCACGGCCTCCAGCGGTACGTGCGGGCCGTGGCCGCCGAACTGGGCGTCACGGGCGAGTGCTCGTACGTCGAACCCGGTCCGCCGGCGAGCGCCTACCTCGCGGTGGAGGGGCACGCCCCGACGTTCCCCGGCCGCGACATCGCGCTGGTGTGGGACGAGGAGCGCGGCTGGGCGGTGGCCGTGGAGACGCGGGCCGGCGACGACCTCGCCGTGCTCTCCCACATCGGCGGCGAGGTGCTGCCGAGGCCGGCCGCCGTGCGCGAGTTCGTGGCGTCGGTGCTGCGCGGCGAGCACCCCGGCGACCCGCGCCCGATCCGGCTGCGCACGGTGGGGGCCGACGACGACCTGCTGATCCGCCTGAGCGGTTACCCGGCCTGA